One window of the Falco biarmicus isolate bFalBia1 chromosome Z, bFalBia1.pri, whole genome shotgun sequence genome contains the following:
- the ANXA1 gene encoding annexin A1, which yields MAMVSEFLKQAWFMENQEQECIKSSKGGPGIQSYPNFDPSADVVALDKAITVKGVDEATIIDILTKRTNAQRQQIKAAYQQAKGKSLEEALKKVLKSHLEDVVVALLKTPAQFDAEELRASMKGLGTDEDTLIEILASRNNREIREASRYYKEVLKRDLTQDIISDTSGDFQKALVALAKADRSEDSYVNDELADSDARALYEAGEKKKGTDINVFVTVLTARSYPHLRRVFQKYTKYSKHDMNKVLDLELKGDIENCLTALVKCATSKPAFFAEKLHLAMKGFGTRHKELIRIMVSRHEVDMNEIKGYYKRLYGISLRQAIMDELKGDYENILVALCGGDN from the exons ATGGCTATGGTGTCAGAATTTCTGAAACAGGCATGGTTCATGGAAAATCAAGAGCAGGAATGTATT AAAAGTTCAAAAGGTGGCCCTGGAATTCAGTCATACCCTAACTTTGATCCATCAGCTGATGTTGTTGCTTTGGACAAAGCTATTACTGTAAAGG GTGTGGATGAAGCCACTATCATTGACATCTTGACTAAAAGAACAAATGCTCAGCGTCAGCAGATCAAAGCTGCCTATCAGCAGGCTAAAGGAAAG AGTCTGGAAGAAGCCTtgaaaaaagttctgaaaagcCACCTGGAAGATGTTGTTGTGGCTTTGCTCAAAACTCCAGCTCAGTTTGATGCTGAAGAATTAAGAGCTTCTATGAAG GGCCTTGGAACTGATGAAGATACCTTAATTGAAATTCTGGCCTCAAGAAACAATAGAGAGATCAGAGAAGCCAGTAGATACTACAAGGAAG TGTTGAAGAGAGATCTAACACAAGATATTATCTCTGACACATCTGGAGACTTTCAGAAAGCTTTGGTTGCTCTGGCCAAG gCTGACCGAAGTGAAGATTCTTATGTGAATGATGAACTTGCTGACAGTGATGCCAGG GCCTTGTAtgaagcaggagagaaaaagaaaggaacagatattaatgtttttgttactgttctTACTGCAAGAAGCTACCCACATCTCCGAAGAG TTTTTCAGAAGTACACCAAATACAGCAAACATGATATGAACAAGGTACTGGATTTGGAGCTGAAAGGTGATATCGAGAACTGCCTGACTGCCCTTG TGAAGTGTGCCACAAGCAAGCCAGCTTTCTTTGCTGAGAAACTCCACTTGGCGATGAAG ggCTTTGGGACACGGCACAAAGAGCTCATCAGAATCATGGTTTCACGTCATGAAGTGGATATGAATGAGATCAAAGGTTATTACAAGAGACTGTATGGCATCTCTCTCCGCCAAGCCATTATG GATGAACTCAAAGGGGATTATGAAAACATCCTGGTGGCTTTATGTGGAGGTGATAATTAA